A window of Anolis sagrei isolate rAnoSag1 chromosome 13, rAnoSag1.mat, whole genome shotgun sequence contains these coding sequences:
- the LOC132764878 gene encoding transcription factor HES-5-like, translated as MAPSHSCVLRKEEERLPGKDKNKLRKPVVEKMRRDRINSSIEQLKVLLEREFQRHQPNSKLEKADILEVAVSYLKQQQQQHHMQRHAFSPKSPEFDFNTGYLRCLREALHFLSLCEPKKEAQARLLKHFCKVQVTVEGAPLPPPSSALTRCYAPPSPCPPSRPKPSSKSPPSVTATLWRPW; from the exons ATGGCTCCCAGCCACAGCTGCGTGCTCCGCAAGGAAGAGGAGAGATTGCCAGGCAAGGACAAGAATAAG CTGAGGAAGCCAGTGGTGGAGAAGATGCGCAGGGACCGCATCAACAGCAGCATTGAGCAGCTGAAGGTCCttctggagagggagttccagaggcaccAGCCCAACTCCAAGCTGGAGAAAGCCGACATCCTCGAAGTGGCCGTCAGTTACCtgaagcaacagcagcagcagcatcacatGCAACGGCATG CGTTCAGCCCGAAGAGCCCAGAATTCGATTTCAACACGGGCTACCTGCGCTGCTTGAGAGAAGCCTTGCATTTCCTCTCCTTGTGTGAGCCCAAAAAGGAAGCCCAAGCTCGGCTGCTGAAGCATTTCTGCAAAGTCCAGGTGACGGTCGAAGGAGCGCCACTGCCACCGCCAAGCTCTGCTCTCACGCGCTGCTACGCGCCACCGTCCCCGTGTCCTCCGTCCAGGCCGAAACCTTCCAGCAAGAGCCCACCAAGCGTGACGGCAACGCTCTGGAGACCCTGGTAG